One genomic window of Candidatus Omnitrophota bacterium includes the following:
- a CDS encoding FAD/NAD(P)-binding protein, with product MDNPYRYIDAEITGVVTETASIKTFTLKPKEPVSFRAGQFMDVTVPGTGEAPFTPSSNHNSCETLDFTIMKAGRVTKALHGMGPGSMVGLRGPYGLGYPLKDFKSKEVYIVGGGVGLAPLRALLYALFNEVNDYRKIIVKYGSRTPKDIVYKNEIEGWKKRGQHVELEVTTDIGDETWKGNVGLVTTILKDRGLDMETAVSIVCGPPIMMKFTTFKLLDLGFKEHNIYLSMEKNMSCGIGKCGHCRVGPYYACKDGPVFTYDKLKDLPNIWE from the coding sequence ATGGATAATCCGTATCGTTACATAGATGCAGAGATAACGGGCGTAGTGACGGAAACGGCCAGTATAAAGACATTCACGCTCAAACCGAAAGAGCCGGTAAGCTTCCGGGCAGGCCAGTTCATGGATGTCACCGTGCCCGGGACAGGAGAGGCGCCCTTTACGCCTTCCTCGAACCATAATTCGTGCGAGACGCTCGACTTCACGATAATGAAAGCCGGGCGCGTTACGAAGGCGCTGCACGGGATGGGCCCCGGCTCCATGGTGGGATTGAGGGGGCCGTACGGCCTCGGCTACCCTTTAAAAGATTTTAAGTCAAAAGAGGTCTATATAGTCGGCGGCGGCGTCGGCCTTGCGCCGCTCCGGGCACTTCTCTACGCGCTCTTTAATGAAGTGAACGATTACAGGAAGATAATAGTCAAATACGGGTCCAGGACGCCCAAAGACATCGTTTACAAGAATGAGATAGAGGGCTGGAAGAAGAGGGGCCAGCACGTCGAGCTTGAGGTGACGACGGATATAGGGGACGAAACGTGGAAGGGCAACGTGGGCCTCGTAACGACTATACTCAAGGACCGGGGGTTGGATATGGAGACGGCCGTCTCCATCGTATGCGGTCCGCCCATAATGATGAAATTCACCACGTTCAAACTCCTGGACCTGGGGTTCAAGGAGCATAATATATACCTTTCGATGGAGAAGAATATGTCCTGCGGCATAGGCAAGTGCGGCCACTGCAGGGTGGGGCCGTATTATGCATGCAAGGACGGGCCGGTATTCACGTACGATAAGCTGAAGGACCTGCCGAATATATGGGAATGA
- a CDS encoding 4Fe-4S dicluster domain-containing protein translates to MSNDIYTITRNDLFDLLTRLSGTSRVFVPYRKGERLSFGPFDPAKESAIDLGGIRQSQPLKSFLNHPREKVTGGPDSDSRPVVIAGVKGCDLQSLVLQDFVFKDGDLKDPFYVNNRERCLIISSDCTYARETCFCTAMAGAPYPKKYFDLNLSDAGGSFLVEVGSEKGMGIVNVYKTFFRDALPGEIEKRDAGRQKVAGEVSRYISERGTPNTEAISGMMKRHYNTVGLWQDSSSTCVECGACNLVCPTCHCFLLFDEKVNEGSRRLRIWDSCLYNSFARVAGGANPRKHLYERLRNRFDKKFAFFPEVLDYFACTGCGRCIEACPGDIDIREVLKGLVRGEWSKPPHK, encoded by the coding sequence ATGAGTAACGATATCTATACCATAACTCGGAACGATCTTTTTGACCTCCTCACAAGGTTGTCGGGAACGAGCAGGGTCTTTGTCCCTTACCGTAAAGGGGAGAGACTCTCCTTCGGGCCCTTTGACCCGGCGAAGGAGAGCGCAATAGATCTCGGAGGGATTCGGCAGAGCCAGCCGCTCAAGTCGTTCCTTAACCATCCGCGGGAGAAGGTCACGGGAGGTCCGGATAGCGACAGCAGGCCCGTTGTGATAGCCGGTGTCAAAGGATGCGACCTCCAGAGCCTGGTGCTGCAGGATTTCGTGTTCAAAGACGGAGATCTTAAGGACCCGTTCTATGTCAATAACAGGGAACGGTGCCTGATAATATCAAGTGACTGCACCTACGCGCGCGAAACATGTTTTTGCACAGCCATGGCAGGCGCGCCGTATCCAAAAAAGTATTTTGACCTTAACCTATCCGATGCCGGCGGCAGCTTTCTCGTCGAGGTCGGCAGCGAAAAAGGGATGGGTATAGTAAATGTGTATAAAACTTTCTTCAGGGATGCTCTACCCGGAGAGATCGAGAAGAGAGATGCCGGGAGGCAAAAGGTCGCGGGCGAGGTATCGCGGTATATCTCCGAACGAGGCACGCCGAATACGGAGGCGATCAGCGGTATGATGAAGAGGCATTACAATACGGTCGGGCTCTGGCAGGATTCTTCCTCGACCTGTGTCGAGTGCGGCGCCTGTAACCTCGTATGCCCGACCTGCCATTGTTTCCTCCTCTTCGACGAAAAGGTGAACGAAGGGTCCAGGCGGCTCAGGATATGGGACTCCTGTCTCTACAACAGTTTTGCCAGGGTCGCAGGAGGCGCGAACCCGCGCAAGCATCTGTACGAACGCCTCCGGAACAGGTTTGACAAGAAATTTGCCTTCTTCCCGGAAGTCCTCGATTACTTTGCCTGTACCGGATGCGGCCGGTGCATTGAGGCCTGCCCCGGAGATATAGATATCCGGGAGGTGCTCAAGGGGCTCGTTAGGGGCGAGTGGAGTAAGCCGCCGCATAAGTGA
- a CDS encoding 4Fe-4S dicluster domain-containing protein yields the protein MGMRQLLIDLDICQRCEECGSICSYTQHPGNNGITTMRELAHFAVICRRCDDEPCVGSCPWEALEKQPDRVLKRYMMRCTSCKSCANGCPFGTIYPETIPFIISRCDLCIGRLRGDAVPICLESCSHGGVKYGEFEEKKEDGIYRVSDSIMVKTNLKWERILQTVHKR from the coding sequence ATGGGAATGAGACAGTTATTGATCGACTTGGACATATGCCAGAGATGCGAAGAGTGCGGCTCGATCTGCAGCTACACCCAGCACCCCGGCAATAACGGCATAACGACGATGCGGGAGCTGGCGCACTTTGCGGTCATATGCCGGCGCTGCGATGATGAGCCGTGCGTCGGATCATGCCCGTGGGAGGCGCTCGAGAAACAACCGGACAGGGTGCTTAAGCGGTATATGATGAGGTGCACCTCATGCAAGTCGTGCGCGAACGGCTGTCCGTTCGGCACCATATATCCGGAGACGATACCGTTCATAATATCGAGATGCGATCTCTGCATCGGCAGGTTGCGTGGGGACGCCGTACCCATATGCCTCGAATCATGCAGCCACGGCGGCGTTAAATACGGGGAATTCGAGGAGAAGAAAGAGGACGGTATATACAGGGTCTCTGACAGCATAATGGTGAAGACGAACCTTAAGTGGGAGCGCATACTCCAGACGGTGCATAAGCGATGA
- the nuoB gene encoding NADH-quinone oxidoreductase subunit NuoB, producing MGFKEKILTRSIYVFHVSSGSCNNCDIEIIDCLTPRFDLERLGIVLVGSVKHADVLLCTGSANKMTIPLIKKLYDQMPKPGFVIAWGACGSSRGLFKDSYNTGTPLDEVIPVDMYIPGCPPKPEAVLAALVKLVNKIRAKKEI from the coding sequence ATGGGCTTCAAAGAGAAGATATTGACGAGATCCATTTATGTCTTTCACGTTTCAAGCGGCAGCTGCAATAACTGCGATATCGAGATCATCGATTGTCTTACGCCGCGGTTCGACCTGGAACGTTTAGGGATAGTACTGGTGGGGAGCGTAAAACACGCGGATGTGCTTCTCTGCACCGGTTCCGCAAATAAGATGACGATACCTCTCATAAAAAAACTTTATGACCAGATGCCGAAACCGGGCTTTGTGATCGCCTGGGGCGCGTGCGGTTCTTCCAGGGGGCTATTCAAGGATAGCTACAATACCGGCACCCCGCTCGACGAGGTCATCCCGGTAGATATGTATATCCCCGGATGTCCTCCCAAGCCGGAGGCGGTCCTGGCGGCCCTGGTGAAACTTGTAAATAAGATAAGGGCGAAAAAGGAAATATAG
- a CDS encoding complex I subunit 1 family protein, which translates to MNMVKAAEYIALFLLFPGFLFSVAMGCLVGWIDRKVTARVQWRVGPPWYQNFADMIKLLFYKETLMPEGVSKGIFLGMPLIAAASASLVSTMILVVNHAPGKGFIGDLIVIVYLLMIPPVATMLGAFASRNTLASLGASREMKMMLSYELPFILALIVPVMKSGYAIKLGDILLYQEMNGAIIGSVSGSLSFMVMIICIQAKLGLVPFDIPEAETEIMAGTFIEYSGKALGILKAARAILTFILPVIVMTLYMGGIKPGPGGFLKSISEYAAVVVMLVLIKNTNPRVRVDQALRFFWGPVTAISIVAVLAAYMGY; encoded by the coding sequence ATGAACATGGTCAAGGCGGCAGAATATATAGCCCTATTCCTTCTCTTCCCCGGATTCCTCTTTTCCGTTGCTATGGGATGCCTGGTGGGCTGGATCGACAGGAAGGTCACGGCGAGGGTGCAATGGCGCGTAGGCCCCCCCTGGTATCAGAATTTTGCCGACATGATCAAGCTCTTATTTTATAAAGAGACGCTCATGCCGGAAGGCGTTTCGAAGGGCATCTTCCTGGGCATGCCGCTCATAGCGGCCGCAAGCGCGTCGCTTGTATCGACGATGATCCTTGTAGTAAATCATGCCCCCGGGAAGGGTTTCATAGGAGACCTCATAGTCATCGTCTACCTTCTTATGATACCGCCGGTGGCCACCATGCTGGGCGCCTTCGCGTCACGCAATACGCTGGCATCGCTAGGCGCGTCGCGCGAGATGAAGATGATGCTCTCATATGAACTTCCGTTCATACTTGCGCTGATCGTCCCTGTGATGAAGTCGGGATATGCCATAAAGCTGGGAGATATACTATTGTACCAGGAGATGAACGGGGCCATCATAGGGAGCGTCTCCGGATCATTGTCCTTTATGGTAATGATCATCTGTATCCAGGCGAAGCTGGGGCTTGTGCCTTTCGACATCCCCGAGGCAGAGACGGAGATAATGGCAGGCACCTTCATAGAATATTCCGGGAAGGCCCTCGGCATATTGAAAGCGGCCAGGGCCATATTGACGTTCATCCTTCCCGTGATAGTCATGACATTGTACATGGGCGGGATAAAGCCCGGACCCGGAGGATTTTTAAAGAGCATATCGGAGTATGCGGCCGTCGTGGTCATGCTTGTACTTATAAAGAATACCAACCCGAGGGTGAGGGTAGACCAGGCGCTCAGGTTCTTCTGGGGACCCGTTACCGCGATATCGATAGTGGCCGTACTGGCCGCATATATGGGATATTAG
- a CDS encoding polysaccharide biosynthesis/export family protein, translating into MKRPFPDLYRYRIKGTTLICAASLCIFALADASYAEEAKVEPGNVPGSAAVTAKDVKPQDRAAKDTYVLSFGDEIDIKVSGEDDLSNMYRVNNNGEIRFPILGKIKVEGMTISQMEEHISKLLERDYFKIKVTVDAQIKKFHKRRVTISGEVKSPGPFDFGDDKNMTLAELLTLAGGPTEKACLNRTTIIRSEPDGKTRKLEVNAGDVMAAKAKDIILSPGDRVNVPSANVIVIGEVTKPGTYGFGDVSKLTLLGAISTAGGFTRIASLNPVTIIRVDEFGNRKQIKVNVKNIYYGKERDVPLEPDDIIVVQESWF; encoded by the coding sequence ATGAAAAGACCGTTCCCGGATCTTTATAGATACAGGATAAAAGGGACAACCCTGATATGCGCCGCGTCTCTTTGCATATTCGCACTTGCAGATGCTTCATATGCCGAAGAGGCGAAGGTGGAACCGGGCAATGTACCGGGGAGTGCCGCCGTTACGGCCAAAGATGTCAAACCACAGGACAGGGCCGCAAAAGATACATATGTCCTGTCGTTCGGCGACGAGATCGATATAAAGGTCAGCGGCGAAGACGACCTTTCAAACATGTATAGAGTCAATAATAACGGGGAGATAAGGTTCCCTATCCTGGGAAAGATAAAAGTGGAGGGCATGACGATATCCCAGATGGAGGAGCATATAAGCAAGCTGCTGGAGAGGGATTATTTTAAGATAAAAGTGACCGTTGACGCACAGATCAAAAAATTTCACAAGAGGAGGGTCACTATCTCCGGCGAGGTCAAGAGCCCCGGGCCGTTCGATTTTGGGGACGATAAGAATATGACGCTGGCGGAACTTCTTACGCTCGCAGGCGGCCCCACCGAAAAGGCGTGCCTGAACAGGACCACTATAATACGCTCCGAACCGGACGGCAAGACCAGGAAGCTGGAGGTGAATGCCGGGGATGTAATGGCCGCCAAGGCAAAGGACATAATCCTCAGCCCCGGTGACAGAGTCAACGTGCCCAGCGCGAACGTCATTGTGATCGGAGAGGTCACAAAACCCGGGACCTACGGTTTCGGGGATGTCAGTAAGCTTACGTTATTAGGGGCCATATCTACAGCGGGCGGGTTCACCAGGATAGCCTCGTTGAATCCTGTGACGATCATACGCGTCGATGAATTCGGCAACAGGAAGCAGATAAAGGTGAACGTCAAAAATATATACTACGGCAAAGAGCGGGATGTCCCTCTTGAGCCGGATGACATAATAGTTGTCCAGGAGAGCTGGTTTTAG
- a CDS encoding polysaccharide biosynthesis tyrosine autokinase, which translates to MAQQSVSFEETPREVTFKDYADIVIKRKSVVISFFVMVSFMAALHNITRPNIYSATSQILIQDPSKAFKTAPELQQFSLSTGGLRSQIELMKSASVASAVIEKYDLMSKYPGILGTGLKGAAKAARGMVSINQIGESRVFDVVATSTNPNLCAELANGLVDEYIEKNIVTSFLSSPDMLKKMFPDGDGKTRADAIYGKLRGMSKDEVLQSLPYVVKNPKMAELKEKKSDISKDLALYSAKYTDKHPKVIKAKREIQAVKEEMQALSGNIVSEMKDSMSGRFDISNVKVIEYADVPASPIGPKRLKDFLLISIMAFFGACGVAIFIDYLDNTVKTQEDVEKYVRLPYLGYIPLVKDAPVKGKPVSISDYVVVNPKDRRSNLLESLRNVRTSITFSAPPDALKSILIASALPKEGKSTIALNLAIVVAGDGSRTLLVDGDMRRPSLHKMVGSHTAKGLSNYLTSKMAIEEAVVETRFENLYFMPCGPIPPNPSELFGSYRMKELLDEAGKKYDKIIFDGAPIFGISDSVVLAKALDGVIQITRFGKVTWDMANKCKQRLQNLGVKMIGVIINGVDTRKESYYYKYYDYRYHKYYE; encoded by the coding sequence ATGGCTCAGCAGTCCGTCTCTTTTGAAGAGACGCCCCGGGAAGTCACGTTCAAGGATTATGCCGATATCGTCATTAAAAGGAAGAGTGTCGTCATATCTTTTTTTGTAATGGTCTCATTCATGGCGGCCCTGCATAACATTACGCGCCCCAATATCTATTCCGCCACGTCCCAGATACTGATACAGGACCCGTCCAAGGCCTTTAAAACTGCGCCCGAGTTGCAGCAGTTCTCTCTGAGCACCGGCGGGCTCAGGTCCCAGATAGAGCTGATGAAGAGCGCTTCTGTGGCATCCGCGGTGATCGAGAAGTACGACCTCATGTCGAAATACCCGGGCATCCTGGGTACCGGCCTGAAAGGCGCCGCGAAGGCGGCGCGGGGTATGGTAAGCATAAATCAGATAGGCGAAAGCCGGGTTTTCGATGTGGTGGCGACCTCAACCAACCCGAACCTGTGCGCGGAACTGGCTAACGGCCTCGTTGACGAATATATAGAGAAGAATATAGTCACATCATTCCTGTCGTCTCCCGACATGTTGAAGAAGATGTTCCCCGACGGCGACGGTAAGACGAGGGCCGATGCCATATACGGGAAACTTAGGGGGATGTCAAAGGATGAAGTCCTCCAGTCGCTTCCATATGTGGTAAAAAACCCGAAAATGGCGGAGCTCAAAGAAAAAAAATCGGACATCTCCAAGGACCTCGCCCTTTATTCCGCCAAATATACGGACAAACATCCCAAGGTCATAAAAGCGAAGAGGGAGATCCAGGCGGTAAAGGAAGAGATGCAGGCCCTCTCAGGTAACATCGTAAGCGAAATGAAGGACTCGATGAGCGGGAGGTTCGACATCAGCAACGTAAAGGTGATCGAATATGCGGATGTCCCGGCCTCCCCGATAGGCCCTAAACGCCTGAAAGATTTTCTCCTTATATCCATTATGGCTTTCTTCGGCGCCTGCGGCGTCGCGATCTTTATCGATTATCTCGACAATACCGTAAAGACACAGGAGGACGTGGAAAAATATGTAAGATTGCCGTACCTTGGGTATATACCGCTTGTGAAAGATGCCCCGGTCAAAGGTAAACCCGTCAGCATAAGCGATTATGTCGTAGTGAATCCGAAAGACCGCCGTTCAAATCTGCTGGAATCGCTGAGGAATGTGCGGACAAGCATCACCTTCTCCGCCCCTCCGGACGCGCTTAAGTCGATACTTATCGCGAGCGCCCTCCCGAAAGAAGGCAAGTCCACAATAGCGCTTAACCTCGCCATCGTCGTCGCAGGAGACGGGTCCAGGACGCTGCTGGTGGACGGCGATATGCGGCGTCCGAGCCTGCACAAGATGGTGGGGTCGCATACGGCGAAGGGGTTGAGCAACTACCTGACATCGAAAATGGCCATTGAAGAAGCGGTGGTGGAGACAAGATTTGAAAATCTCTATTTTATGCCGTGCGGGCCGATACCACCGAACCCGTCGGAGCTATTCGGTTCCTACCGGATGAAGGAGCTTCTGGACGAGGCGGGGAAGAAATACGACAAGATCATATTCGACGGGGCCCCGATCTTCGGGATATCGGATTCCGTGGTGCTGGCCAAGGCCCTCGACGGAGTCATACAGATCACCAGGTTCGGCAAGGTCACCTGGGATATGGCAAATAAGTGCAAACAGAGGCTGCAGAACCTCGGGGTGAAGATGATAGGGGTGATCATAAACGGCGTCGACACCAGAAAAGAATCGTACTATTACAAGTATTACGATTACAGGTATCATAAATACTACGAGTAG
- a CDS encoding O-antigen ligase family protein translates to MRDITGIFLQCILIAVLILSPVLFDSRDIPVMALMEVLIFSSALLWFLRSVLSGKIIVTKTTLYLPMCAFILLLSAQLLLGKVTGGHLGTIYPYITKLYFFKVLSYMCLFFIIVNTLRSRREINRLIFTILAVGVMLAAYGIVQKVSGVTRIFGVREAEEVLLIYSSYTNCNYYSGYMNMVIFLALGAFFAYLAYLEKERGYRHFDVFEGWNLIFLFAIGIMTASLLHTLSMGGIIVFFASSVFFYVSYSEKMSQKKWILPAALLFTAAIAAVVSAWFLRGMLSRIFSELAAVLGNINTYGLRVPLWARAIGMMKEHPILGIGAGTFRYIFLKYQPHVNVSFAHPHSDYLGVLLESGVIGFSIFALGMSSFFKRYIRLLRLRHNSYSRAIGYGCLASAFSIFVFSFVDSNMRVMSNALLFSAILGIGFCAIHSRSDGAEDEDAIFKTKTFRVEGAVKRAALLGAGVASFLYLANAITSLAVADVYGILGSAEKRADHLETAIALEPSASEYHYDLAYLFSNGFSKKTMRNGGSAGKAIAELESAVRLNPAFSKYHRRLGFLYSCVGKGERAVEEFKKAQDTEPLNPFNYFLLAAHYFNEATAVRGVNPAGSGAMDRGVAEYKKALSLDPALTVYRHRDIIDDYGSVKRALKEYSL, encoded by the coding sequence TTGCGAGATATAACCGGCATTTTTCTCCAGTGCATACTTATAGCCGTCCTGATACTTTCGCCCGTCCTGTTTGATTCACGCGATATCCCCGTAATGGCGTTAATGGAAGTGCTCATCTTCTCTTCCGCTCTCCTGTGGTTCCTCAGGTCCGTACTATCCGGAAAGATAATCGTAACGAAGACGACCCTGTACCTGCCCATGTGCGCGTTCATCTTATTGCTGTCGGCACAGCTTCTGCTGGGAAAGGTGACGGGCGGGCATCTCGGCACCATATACCCGTACATCACAAAGCTCTATTTTTTCAAAGTCCTTTCATATATGTGCCTCTTTTTCATTATCGTGAACACCCTTCGCTCGCGCCGCGAGATAAACCGTCTTATATTCACGATCCTCGCCGTCGGCGTCATGCTGGCGGCATACGGGATCGTCCAGAAGGTATCCGGCGTCACCAGGATATTCGGTGTGCGAGAGGCCGAGGAGGTGCTCCTGATATATTCGAGCTACACTAATTGCAACTATTACTCCGGTTATATGAATATGGTCATATTTCTCGCGCTGGGTGCGTTCTTTGCGTACCTGGCATACCTCGAAAAGGAGAGGGGTTACCGGCATTTTGACGTATTCGAGGGGTGGAATTTGATCTTTCTATTCGCCATAGGTATCATGACGGCAAGCCTTCTGCACACCCTTTCCATGGGCGGCATCATCGTCTTTTTCGCGTCGTCGGTATTCTTCTATGTTTCGTATTCGGAGAAGATGTCGCAAAAAAAATGGATCCTTCCGGCAGCCCTTCTTTTCACGGCGGCCATAGCGGCGGTCGTGTCGGCATGGTTCTTGCGCGGGATGTTATCCAGGATCTTCAGCGAACTGGCAGCGGTGTTGGGCAACATCAATACCTATGGGTTACGCGTGCCGTTGTGGGCCAGGGCGATCGGCATGATGAAGGAACATCCCATCCTCGGCATAGGCGCCGGCACGTTCAGGTATATATTCCTCAAATATCAGCCGCACGTGAACGTATCTTTTGCGCACCCCCACAGCGACTACCTGGGTGTCTTGCTGGAAAGCGGCGTTATAGGGTTTTCCATATTTGCGCTCGGGATGTCCTCTTTTTTCAAACGTTACATACGGCTTCTCCGGTTGCGCCACAACTCTTATTCCAGGGCCATCGGATACGGTTGTCTGGCATCAGCCTTTTCGATATTCGTCTTCAGCTTTGTCGATTCCAATATGCGGGTTATGTCCAATGCGCTCCTCTTTTCGGCCATCCTGGGTATAGGTTTTTGCGCCATCCACTCCAGGTCCGACGGCGCTGAAGACGAGGACGCCATCTTTAAGACGAAGACCTTCCGGGTAGAGGGGGCAGTAAAGAGGGCGGCCCTCCTGGGCGCGGGAGTGGCATCTTTTTTATATCTGGCCAATGCAATCACGTCCCTGGCCGTTGCGGACGTGTACGGCATCTTAGGGTCGGCGGAAAAGAGGGCCGACCATCTTGAGACGGCAATAGCGTTGGAGCCGTCCGCCTCCGAGTACCATTATGATCTCGCATATCTCTTCTCGAACGGTTTCAGCAAAAAGACGATGCGTAACGGAGGCTCGGCCGGAAAGGCGATAGCGGAGCTGGAAAGCGCGGTGCGGCTAAATCCCGCTTTCAGCAAATACCATCGCCGCCTCGGTTTCTTATATAGCTGTGTCGGTAAGGGTGAAAGGGCCGTGGAGGAGTTCAAGAAGGCCCAGGATACGGAGCCGTTAAACCCTTTCAATTACTTCCTCCTGGCGGCGCACTATTTTAACGAGGCAACGGCCGTCAGGGGAGTGAACCCCGCAGGCTCCGGGGCGATGGATAGAGGCGTCGCGGAATACAAAAAGGCGCTGTCGCTCGACCCCGCGCTCACCGTGTACAGGCACAGGGATATCATTGACGATTACGGCAGTGTTAAGAGGGCCCTGAAAGAGTACTCCCTCTAG
- a CDS encoding outer membrane beta-barrel protein, translating into MTEGSQTAEDYYRLWSECFDRGDYENSIPFMKKAIRLDPAYEDKIRARIDRSVEDELVHISFAGGNATAEDHYRIWCEYFDRGDYENSVPFMKKAIELDPAYEDKIRAYIDRSVENELVHISVAEGKATADDYFMLWREYFDRGDYESSMPFMKKAVQLDPAYEDKIRAYIDRSVEDELIRISASEGKSTAEDYFNMWRECFDRGDYENSIPFMKKATQLDPAYGDKIRAYIDRSVESEIIRVSVAEGKATADDYFMLWREYFDRGDYESSMPFMKKAVELDPSYTEKFRSYLESVEAETLIQIEEERERVREEVLERERARELITMQRGTGDVDLGKMRPLKFGPLTLRPSISYQFKWDDNIFLTPDDRRADYVSTVTPSFGGNLDLPFALPFIVSAGGVTLESESRVPEHTLFNLEYKPIIKTFLEHPKESNVGHSFITTSVIPSNLFGGRGKLVFGFKDILLFTTDPATNEDVKFTPRYNNEMEFKAKYTPAEKISMAFAYLNILEWYKPESRQEFSYSQHVLTPTLYYNMTSKSTLFMDADFGKVAYYTGNRNSTFLQISGGITGKITPKTDVYLKAGYQFRAYENKNIYGDYNSLTMTGSMSSMLRKDVVMKLMLGKSIVESTYQDNAYFDLKYAELELVKHISGKTSLLIGGSLGKNDYPRNSEEDEGVRTRRDYVWGLKGGLSYRITRWLDSSLAYEYKGRDSNFKRYYYRDNRLLVNLRASY; encoded by the coding sequence ATGACAGAGGGCAGCCAGACCGCCGAGGATTATTACCGGTTGTGGAGCGAGTGCTTCGACCGCGGAGATTATGAAAATTCAATACCTTTCATGAAGAAGGCGATCCGGCTCGACCCTGCTTACGAGGATAAGATACGGGCCCGTATAGACCGCTCCGTCGAGGACGAGCTTGTACACATATCTTTCGCCGGAGGAAATGCCACTGCCGAAGATCATTACCGTATATGGTGCGAATATTTTGACCGCGGCGATTATGAGAACTCCGTGCCGTTCATGAAGAAGGCGATAGAGCTCGACCCCGCTTACGAGGATAAGATACGCGCCTACATAGACCGCTCCGTCGAAAACGAGCTTGTGCACATATCCGTCGCCGAAGGCAAAGCCACCGCCGATGATTATTTCATGCTGTGGCGCGAATATTTTGACCGCGGCGATTATGAGAGCTCCATGCCGTTCATGAAGAAGGCGGTCCAACTTGACCCGGCTTACGAGGATAAGATACGCGCCTACATAGACCGCTCCGTCGAGGACGAGCTGATCCGTATCTCGGCCTCCGAAGGCAAATCCACCGCCGAGGATTATTTCAATATGTGGCGCGAGTGCTTTGACCGAGGCGATTATGAAAACTCAATACCTTTCATGAAGAAGGCAACCCAGCTCGACCCGGCCTACGGGGATAAGATACGCGCTTACATCGACCGTTCCGTGGAGAGCGAGATCATCCGGGTGTCCGTCGCCGAAGGCAAAGCCACCGCCGATGATTATTTCATGCTGTGGCGCGAATATTTTGACCGAGGCGATTATGAGAGCTCCATGCCGTTCATGAAGAAGGCGGTAGAACTGGACCCGTCATATACCGAGAAATTCCGCTCTTACCTGGAGAGCGTAGAGGCGGAGACGCTGATACAGATAGAGGAAGAGAGGGAGAGGGTACGGGAGGAAGTCCTTGAAAGAGAGAGGGCGCGGGAATTGATAACGATGCAGCGCGGCACAGGAGATGTGGACCTGGGCAAGATGCGTCCGTTAAAATTCGGCCCTCTCACATTGAGGCCTTCGATCAGCTATCAGTTCAAGTGGGACGATAATATCTTCCTTACCCCTGATGACAGAAGGGCCGATTATGTCTCAACGGTAACCCCGAGTTTCGGCGGAAATCTTGACCTGCCCTTCGCCCTGCCGTTCATCGTATCGGCAGGCGGTGTGACTTTGGAATCGGAGTCCCGCGTGCCGGAGCATACATTGTTCAACCTGGAGTATAAACCCATAATAAAGACGTTCCTTGAACACCCGAAAGAGAGCAACGTCGGCCATTCCTTCATAACGACGAGCGTCATCCCGAGTAATCTCTTCGGCGGCAGGGGGAAGCTGGTCTTCGGGTTCAAGGACATACTGCTCTTCACTACCGATCCGGCGACGAACGAAGACGTAAAGTTCACCCCGCGGTATAATAATGAAATGGAGTTCAAGGCCAAATATACGCCGGCTGAAAAGATATCCATGGCGTTCGCATATCTGAACATACTGGAGTGGTATAAACCGGAATCCAGACAGGAGTTCAGTTATAGCCAGCATGTCCTTACGCCCACGCTCTATTATAATATGACCTCCAAGAGCACGCTCTTTATGGATGCCGATTTCGGGAAGGTGGCATACTATACCGGAAACCGCAATTCCACATTTCTTCAGATAAGCGGCGGCATAACCGGTAAGATAACCCCCAAGACGGACGTATATCTTAAAGCCGGATACCAGTTCAGGGCATATGAGAACAAGAATATTTACGGCGATTATAATTCTCTCACGATGACAGGATCCATGTCCTCCATGCTCAGGAAAGATGTTGTTATGAAACTGATGCTTGGCAAGTCGATAGTCGAGTCCACATACCAGGATAACGCCTACTTTGACCTGAAGTACGCGGAACTCGAGCTGGTGAAGCATATAAGCGGGAAGACGTCTTTATTGATAGGCGGCAGCTTAGGGAAGAACGATTACCCGAGGAACAGCGAGGAAGACGAAGGGGTGAGGACAAGGAGGGATTACGTCTGGGGTCTTAAGGGAGGGTTGTCGTATAGGATCACGCGGTGGCTCGACTCCAGCTTAGCGTACGAATACAAGGGCAGGGATTCGAATTTCAAGCGGTATTACTACCGCGACAACAGGCTACTCGTGAATTTGAGGGCATCTTACTAA